A region of Marnyiella aurantia DNA encodes the following proteins:
- a CDS encoding ATP-grasp domain-containing protein yields the protein MEKKTIVCISCYFKGADFMDELHLLGNEIILITSENLKDRAWPWHAIAKSYYMQEVSYSVWNLDHLVQGFSHLMRTTKIDAVVALDDYDVEKAALIRENFRIPGMGQTTHRYFRDKLAMRQRALDKSISVPEFTAIFNDSEIDNFAAKVPGPWVLKPRSEASATGIRKISDREQLWETVNSLGEERYLFLLESFKPGDVYHVDSLTYQGKVIFTSASKYLSPPMQVAHDGGVFRSQTLNRTSKEFKELEALNKKLLQGFGLMNGATHSEFIKGKDDGKWYFLETSSRVGGAHIPDLVEASTGINIWREWARMEDHLLKNIPYKLQKPTSFAAGLLVALTSRKNPEYTEFMCDEVYRFLSIENHIGIVYRSQDERQVLKRLDETAEKVTEQYLSVIPPKDKPSS from the coding sequence ATGGAGAAAAAAACGATTGTCTGCATTTCCTGCTATTTCAAGGGAGCCGATTTTATGGATGAACTCCATTTACTGGGCAACGAAATCATCCTGATTACTTCGGAAAATCTCAAAGACCGGGCCTGGCCCTGGCATGCCATAGCAAAATCGTATTATATGCAGGAGGTCAGCTACTCGGTGTGGAACCTGGATCATCTGGTGCAGGGGTTCTCCCATCTGATGCGGACTACAAAAATAGATGCAGTGGTGGCTTTGGATGATTATGATGTGGAAAAAGCGGCGCTTATACGCGAAAATTTCAGAATCCCCGGCATGGGTCAGACTACGCACCGGTATTTCCGTGATAAGCTGGCGATGAGACAGCGCGCTTTGGACAAGAGCATCAGTGTTCCGGAATTTACTGCGATTTTCAATGATAGCGAAATAGATAATTTCGCAGCCAAAGTACCCGGGCCGTGGGTGCTGAAACCCCGTTCCGAAGCTTCCGCGACCGGGATCAGGAAAATAAGTGACCGCGAACAGCTGTGGGAAACCGTAAACAGTCTGGGCGAAGAAAGATATCTTTTCCTTCTGGAAAGTTTCAAACCCGGCGATGTCTATCATGTAGACAGCTTAACCTATCAGGGAAAAGTAATATTTACCTCCGCGTCCAAATACCTTTCGCCACCCATGCAGGTGGCACATGACGGCGGCGTGTTCCGTTCGCAGACGCTGAACCGAACCTCAAAAGAATTTAAAGAGCTTGAGGCCCTTAACAAGAAACTGCTTCAGGGTTTTGGCCTCATGAACGGCGCGACCCACAGTGAATTTATAAAAGGTAAAGACGATGGCAAATGGTACTTCCTGGAAACTTCGTCACGGGTGGGCGGCGCTCATATTCCGGACCTCGTAGAAGCCTCCACCGGAATCAATATCTGGCGCGAATGGGCACGGATGGAGGATCATCTGCTGAAAAACATCCCTTATAAACTTCAGAAACCCACGTCCTTTGCCGCGGGACTTCTGGTTGCCCTTACCAGCCGTAAAAATCCGGAGTACACAGAATTTATGTGCGACGAAGTATACAGATTCCTGTCCATTGAAAACCACATTGGAATCGTATACCGGTCACAGGATGAACGGCAGGTCTTGAAACGGCTGGATGAAACCGCCGAAAAAGTGACAGAGCAATATCTATCGGTAATTCCGCCGAAGGATAAGCCTTCCTCATAA
- a CDS encoding leucyl aminopeptidase family protein, with amino-acid sequence MRINIKSFAEQKNISQHFIFTTEKDWKELGATYRKSTGDQFTGKKGETFITVNEDDVKFFIGLGDDPKDFDIQETAAKFSWNFRKKIKPQTTNLICMNSMGENLKPILTGLYLGTYEYPFESKHPFFTEGFELIAETVADALETAAFEAKALCEGEFACREWLNKPQNHKKVHHLLQYLSEISEKYGFKKISFNREQCEKLGLGAFLSVNQGSVQDCAFTILEYNCGTAEAKTLGLVGKCVLFDTGGISIKSSDNLHYMKSDMGGATAVIGAMITAAERKLPVNIIAVLPITDNAVSASAYVPSDVVRAYNGKTIEVINTDAEGRMTLADGLSYLADNYKTDIMIDLATLTGSSVRMFGGTCGALFTNDQALGNQLQVVGDRTNQRLWNMPMWDIWKEDFKSDVADFKNISLKPVGDCIVAAKFLEQFIGGHPRWAHLDIAGVAFGPVPYAKEKAATGYGVQLLINFMENMS; translated from the coding sequence ATGCGCATCAATATTAAATCTTTTGCAGAACAGAAAAATATAAGCCAACACTTTATCTTCACTACTGAAAAGGACTGGAAAGAGCTGGGCGCAACGTACAGAAAATCAACCGGTGATCAGTTTACAGGAAAGAAAGGCGAAACCTTCATCACCGTTAATGAGGACGATGTAAAATTTTTTATCGGTCTTGGCGATGATCCAAAAGACTTCGATATTCAGGAAACAGCAGCGAAATTTTCGTGGAATTTCCGCAAAAAGATAAAGCCACAGACTACGAATCTGATCTGCATGAACAGTATGGGTGAAAATCTAAAACCGATACTGACAGGCCTGTATCTTGGAACGTACGAGTATCCGTTTGAAAGTAAACATCCCTTTTTTACTGAAGGTTTCGAGCTTATCGCAGAAACAGTTGCCGATGCCCTGGAAACCGCCGCCTTTGAGGCAAAAGCTTTATGCGAAGGTGAATTTGCCTGCCGTGAATGGCTGAACAAGCCTCAGAATCACAAGAAAGTACATCACCTTTTGCAATATCTTTCTGAGATCTCCGAGAAGTATGGTTTTAAGAAAATTTCATTTAACCGCGAGCAATGCGAAAAGTTAGGATTAGGCGCGTTTCTGTCCGTAAACCAGGGAAGTGTGCAGGACTGTGCTTTTACAATCCTGGAATATAACTGTGGAACTGCGGAGGCTAAGACTCTGGGATTAGTGGGTAAATGCGTACTTTTCGACACAGGCGGAATTTCCATTAAATCTTCGGACAATCTCCACTATATGAAATCGGATATGGGCGGTGCTACTGCGGTGATCGGAGCAATGATTACGGCAGCGGAACGGAAACTTCCTGTAAACATCATCGCTGTTCTACCCATCACAGACAATGCAGTTTCAGCCAGCGCCTATGTTCCGAGTGATGTAGTGCGTGCCTATAACGGCAAGACCATTGAGGTAATCAACACAGATGCGGAAGGCCGCATGACGCTGGCAGACGGGCTTTCTTACCTGGCCGACAATTACAAAACCGATATCATGATAGACCTGGCTACACTTACAGGAAGTTCAGTAAGGATGTTCGGCGGAACCTGCGGTGCTCTCTTCACTAATGATCAGGCACTGGGCAACCAACTACAGGTCGTTGGCGACCGTACTAACCAGCGCCTGTGGAATATGCCGATGTGGGACATCTGGAAGGAAGACTTCAAATCCGATGTAGCGGATTTTAAGAATATTTCACTGAAACCTGTAGGCGACTGTATAGTGGCTGCAAAATTTCTGGAGCAGTTTATAGGCGGTCATCCAAGATGGGCGCATCTCGATATTGCGGGTGTGGCATTCGGTCCTGTTCCTTATGCAAAAGAAAAAGCCGCAACGGGTTACGGTGTACAGCTGCTCATCAACTTTATGGAAAATATGAGCTAA
- a CDS encoding alpha/beta hydrolase-fold protein: MKFNLISAENDERPVYITGNFNNWDSRDGDFMLEKLEADTYSIDIPAHLLPDNIEYKFTKGGWENVEIDRYGNITRNRKALKGDETNDMVEKWRTNWGPFKDEFFPIIELISEEFAIPQLDKTRKIWALLPHNYYKTDRSYPVLYLQDAQNLFHEGSPFGNWEIDRKMSILAEYGRGDLIIIAIENGHQDRISEYILDSDSIAQNAEGKKYVRFLADTLKPFVDTTYRTLSEREFTGIGGSSLGGLISIYGGFLYPEVYSKLMIFSPSLWVNPDYDFPMMNFKSPYSTKVYMYGGLQEGADMAERMREFEKRMEGSENQYSVQFDFKLSFNPEGRHQEFYWSQEFPRAVEWLFFDSHEDPKELSERAVADKTKDISQS, from the coding sequence ATGAAATTCAATCTGATTTCTGCCGAAAATGATGAGCGGCCCGTATACATAACCGGAAACTTCAATAACTGGGATTCCCGGGACGGGGATTTCATGCTGGAGAAACTGGAAGCAGACACCTATTCCATTGATATTCCTGCGCATTTACTTCCTGACAACATAGAGTATAAGTTTACAAAAGGAGGCTGGGAAAATGTGGAAATTGACCGTTACGGCAACATCACCCGAAACCGCAAGGCCTTAAAAGGCGATGAAACCAATGACATGGTGGAGAAGTGGCGCACAAACTGGGGACCGTTCAAGGATGAGTTTTTTCCGATTATTGAACTCATCAGTGAAGAGTTCGCGATACCGCAGCTGGACAAAACACGCAAAATATGGGCGCTGCTGCCGCACAATTACTATAAAACAGACCGCAGCTACCCCGTACTTTATCTGCAGGATGCTCAGAACCTTTTTCATGAAGGTTCGCCGTTCGGCAACTGGGAGATTGATCGGAAAATGTCTATTTTGGCTGAATACGGACGGGGCGACCTCATCATCATTGCTATTGAAAACGGTCATCAGGACCGCATCAGCGAGTACATTCTGGACTCCGACTCCATAGCACAGAATGCCGAAGGTAAAAAATACGTCCGTTTCCTGGCAGACACTCTGAAACCCTTTGTTGATACAACCTACCGAACACTGTCGGAGCGCGAATTTACAGGCATAGGTGGCAGTTCACTCGGAGGGCTTATCAGTATTTACGGTGGATTTCTATATCCTGAAGTATATTCCAAACTGATGATTTTTTCACCCTCGCTGTGGGTGAACCCCGATTATGATTTTCCAATGATGAATTTCAAATCGCCATACAGCACAAAAGTATATATGTACGGCGGCCTGCAGGAAGGCGCCGATATGGCAGAACGGATGCGCGAATTCGAAAAACGGATGGAAGGGTCAGAAAACCAATATTCCGTACAGTTTGATTTTAAACTGAGCTTCAATCCCGAAGGCCGGCATCAGGAATTTTACTGGTCTCAGGAATTCCCGCGTGCGGTGGAATGGCTTTTCTTCGACTCCCATGAAGATCCAAAAGAGCTCTCCGAAAGAGCAGTGGCAGACAAAACGAAGGATATCAGCCAGTCCTAA